A genomic window from Candidatus Bathyarchaeota archaeon includes:
- the gatB gene encoding Asp-tRNA(Asn)/Glu-tRNA(Gln) amidotransferase subunit GatB — MSTEKQPEVRIGLEVHVQLTSLNTKLFCGCASDYKGKDPNSLVCPVCLGIPGSLPVLNENAVEYAVMAALALKCKISEQMFFFRKNYYYPDMPKNFQISQYDQAGGVPLAVDGHLEVEVNQKRKKIRIGRVHLEEDPGRLVHQGAIDTSPYALVDYNRAGIALLEIVTEPDLGSPKEARLFLQKLRSILEHLGIFSGKLEGSLRCDANISLIGGTRVEVKNISSFKEVERALRFEIMRQKNLVKRGQSIQLETRHWDETRRVTISLRMKEKEHDYRYFPEPDLVPIVISKDLVENVKQKMPELPEARIQRFVNNYGLPLYDAEVLVSDKTLADFFEETVKLCDKPKDISNWMMGDLLRNLNENNIEITDSKITPEHLVEMIQLIDEDVVSGKICKRVLPEMVITGKMPSEIIKEKGLVKISSTSILQEIVEKVFTENPKCVQDALVEQSAVNFLVGQLMRATKGKADPGLANQLIQEKLSTLKNE; from the coding sequence ATGTCCACTGAAAAACAACCTGAAGTACGCATTGGCTTAGAAGTTCATGTGCAATTAACCAGCCTTAATACTAAACTGTTCTGTGGCTGTGCCTCCGACTATAAAGGAAAAGACCCAAACTCCCTAGTTTGTCCAGTTTGCCTTGGAATACCTGGGTCTCTTCCAGTTCTTAATGAAAACGCAGTAGAATACGCGGTAATGGCTGCATTGGCTCTGAAATGCAAAATTTCTGAACAGATGTTCTTTTTCAGAAAAAACTACTACTACCCTGACATGCCCAAAAACTTCCAGATTTCACAATACGACCAAGCAGGTGGAGTTCCCCTTGCTGTAGATGGACATCTTGAAGTAGAAGTTAATCAGAAACGAAAAAAAATTCGGATTGGAAGGGTTCATTTAGAAGAAGATCCCGGCAGGCTTGTTCATCAAGGTGCAATCGATACGTCGCCGTATGCTTTGGTTGATTATAACCGTGCAGGAATTGCCCTTCTGGAGATTGTTACTGAACCTGACCTTGGTTCTCCAAAAGAAGCACGATTGTTCCTTCAAAAACTTCGTTCAATTCTTGAACACCTAGGTATATTTTCAGGAAAACTGGAAGGTTCATTACGTTGTGATGCTAACATTTCGTTGATTGGTGGAACCCGAGTTGAAGTAAAAAACATTTCTTCTTTCAAAGAAGTTGAACGAGCGTTACGTTTCGAGATTATGCGCCAAAAGAACTTGGTTAAACGGGGGCAATCTATACAGCTTGAAACAAGGCACTGGGATGAAACACGCAGAGTGACCATTTCGTTGCGTATGAAAGAAAAAGAACATGATTACAGATATTTTCCTGAGCCTGACCTTGTTCCAATTGTTATCTCTAAAGATTTGGTTGAAAATGTTAAACAAAAAATGCCTGAACTTCCTGAGGCTAGGATTCAACGCTTTGTTAACAATTATGGGTTGCCTTTGTATGATGCGGAAGTTTTGGTTAGTGATAAAACGTTAGCAGACTTTTTTGAAGAAACTGTGAAACTTTGTGATAAACCCAAAGACATAAGCAATTGGATGATGGGTGACCTTTTGCGCAATCTCAACGAGAACAACATTGAGATTACTGATTCCAAGATTACTCCTGAACATTTAGTTGAAATGATTCAATTGATAGATGAAGATGTAGTAAGCGGCAAAATCTGCAAACGCGTTTTACCTGAAATGGTTATAACTGGCAAAATGCCGTCCGAAATTATCAAAGAAAAGGGTTTAGTGAAAATTTCATCAACAAGTATTCTTCAAGAAATTGTGGAAAAAGTGTTTACTGAAAATCCAAAATGTGTTCAAGATGCTCTTGTGGAGCAGAGTGCAGTTAACTTTCTTGTTGGACAATTGATGCGGGCAACTAAAGGAAAAGCAGACCCAGGGTTAGCTAACCAACTGATTCAAGAAAAACTTTCAACCCTGAAAAATGAATAA
- a CDS encoding glycosyltransferase family 4 protein: MPKVCLVTHFFSPHVGGIEKVAYEQSKRLIESGYEFDVLTSKTKDQTRHPIKGINVFAYPSLKFTDRFGVPYPILFVNAYKLFAKKIRNCDLVHAHGHVYMSSCLAGVLAKKYNKPFIVTQHNTFIDYKSWLNTVENLNDVIIGKSVLKRADRILTVSKQTMKYVLSLGADKSKTSVIYNGVDTNCFQSANKDQSRDKLGLPQNRKIIFSARRLVYKNGLDTLIDSAYLLAKNHPEVLFVVAGKGPSRSLIEERIKELGIEKNIKLVGFVPDELLPVYYAAADFFLLPSSSGEGLPLVLIEAMSCGLPVVATIVGGTPEIIEHMKNGILVPPQKPQVMANTLSKLLAEKEIISEIGKQAKQYIHSKLSWKQNVRQLLEVYQEVYNKK; this comes from the coding sequence ATGCCTAAAGTATGCCTCGTCACGCACTTTTTTTCACCTCACGTGGGAGGTATCGAAAAGGTAGCATATGAACAAAGCAAACGATTAATAGAATCAGGTTATGAATTTGATGTTTTAACCAGTAAAACAAAAGATCAAACAAGGCACCCCATCAAAGGAATCAACGTTTTTGCATATCCCAGCTTGAAATTTACTGACCGGTTTGGCGTGCCATATCCAATTCTTTTTGTAAACGCTTACAAACTATTTGCTAAGAAGATAAGAAACTGTGATTTGGTTCATGCTCACGGTCACGTTTACATGTCTTCGTGCCTTGCAGGCGTGCTTGCAAAAAAATACAACAAACCCTTTATTGTAACCCAGCACAACACTTTCATTGATTACAAGTCATGGCTCAACACTGTAGAAAACCTCAATGACGTAATAATTGGTAAATCAGTTTTGAAACGCGCAGATAGAATACTCACGGTAAGTAAACAAACAATGAAGTATGTTCTTAGTCTAGGGGCAGACAAATCAAAGACTTCAGTAATTTATAACGGCGTAGACACAAACTGTTTTCAGTCCGCAAACAAAGACCAAAGCCGCGACAAACTAGGTTTACCCCAAAACCGAAAGATAATCTTCAGCGCTCGAAGATTAGTCTACAAAAATGGGCTTGACACGCTTATAGACTCCGCTTATTTGCTAGCAAAAAATCATCCAGAAGTATTGTTTGTAGTCGCAGGAAAAGGACCCAGCAGAAGCCTAATTGAAGAACGAATCAAAGAACTTGGAATAGAAAAAAACATCAAACTAGTTGGGTTTGTTCCTGATGAACTCTTACCTGTCTATTATGCAGCAGCTGATTTCTTTTTGTTACCCTCTTCATCTGGTGAAGGATTGCCTTTAGTTCTTATTGAAGCTATGTCCTGTGGATTGCCCGTAGTTGCGACAATAGTAGGTGGCACACCAGAAATAATTGAGCACATGAAAAACGGCATTCTGGTGCCACCTCAAAAACCCCAAGTAATGGCTAATACATTATCTAAATTGCTAGCAGAAAAAGAGATTATATCTGAAATTGGTAAACAAGCTAAACAGTATATTCATAGTAAGCTCAGCTGGAAACAAAACGTTCGCCAACTACTGGAAGTTTATCAAGAAGTCTACAATAAAAAATGA
- a CDS encoding DUF1616 domain-containing protein, producing MTNNNNDEFMEKKIKKTSKTESSAYSNEEKTVILTIAIAVVIIGALLVQLTFLTPINAEKCSALYYLDSNKQTENLPSTIILGENSTFSLWVGVENQNNEPLDYQVLMKIDDGKGVLNQSSAEVIEYFDQTLEDNDIWEFPVEITIEKLGTNRIIFELFIWNATATEYQYSGIWVNLSVEAIEASA from the coding sequence TTGACGAATAACAATAATGACGAATTTATGGAAAAAAAAATCAAAAAAACTTCAAAAACAGAATCCTCTGCTTACAGTAATGAAGAAAAAACCGTAATCCTTACAATTGCAATTGCTGTGGTGATTATAGGTGCTCTCTTAGTGCAGTTAACATTTTTAACACCTATAAATGCAGAAAAATGTTCAGCGCTATACTACTTGGATTCTAATAAACAAACAGAAAACTTGCCCTCAACGATAATTTTGGGAGAAAACAGCACGTTCTCGTTATGGGTTGGTGTAGAAAACCAGAACAATGAACCCCTTGATTATCAAGTATTAATGAAAATTGATGATGGAAAGGGTGTATTAAATCAAAGTTCAGCCGAAGTCATAGAATATTTTGATCAAACTTTAGAAGATAACGACATTTGGGAATTTCCAGTAGAAATAACCATAGAAAAGTTGGGAACAAACAGGATCATCTTTGAATTGTTCATCTGGAATGCAACTGCAACAGAGTATCAATATAGCGGAATCTGGGTCAACCTGTCTGTTGAAGCAATCGAAGCATCAGCCTAG
- a CDS encoding SDR family NAD(P)-dependent oxidoreductase, translated as MKEFNGREVVVTGGAGFIGSNLCKKLVELGSKVTVIDNLYSGSTERIQDLMENGLKFVQKDIREKEAIQEATKKCKTIFHLAAQTSVPFSMVNPQEDSEINVIGTLSVLEAARKAGARVVFASSSAVYGNPQEKPTPETAEPNPIAFYGLTKLLGEHYCSFYHKTYGLETVMFRIFNVYGPNCQGVIYDFLNKLKKDPHKLEVLGTGRQSRDFVYVDDLVNALLRAAITPEASGHAFNVGTGSTTSVTDLANLIVKILGFEDVDIYFKGGKAWEGDMDITLADNSKAKKILKWTPQVSIEEGLKKIISSKRY; from the coding sequence TTGAAAGAATTCAATGGACGAGAAGTAGTTGTTACTGGTGGTGCTGGTTTCATCGGTTCTAACTTGTGCAAAAAATTGGTAGAACTGGGCTCCAAAGTAACCGTAATTGATAACCTTTATTCTGGAAGCACAGAACGCATACAAGACCTCATGGAAAACGGTCTAAAATTTGTGCAAAAAGACATCCGCGAGAAAGAGGCAATACAAGAAGCGACAAAAAAATGTAAAACAATTTTTCATTTAGCAGCACAAACAAGCGTTCCTTTTTCCATGGTCAACCCCCAAGAAGACAGCGAGATTAACGTAATCGGAACTTTGAGTGTCCTTGAAGCTGCCAGAAAAGCAGGTGCCCGAGTGGTTTTTGCTTCTTCTTCTGCAGTTTACGGTAACCCCCAAGAAAAACCAACTCCCGAAACAGCAGAACCAAACCCTATCGCCTTTTATGGGTTAACAAAACTTCTAGGTGAACATTATTGTAGCTTCTATCATAAAACGTACGGACTGGAAACTGTTATGTTCCGTATCTTCAACGTTTATGGACCCAACTGCCAAGGCGTAATTTATGACTTTCTTAATAAACTAAAAAAGGATCCCCACAAGCTGGAAGTTCTGGGAACCGGTAGACAATCCAGAGACTTTGTGTATGTTGACGACTTGGTGAACGCTTTACTAAGGGCTGCGATTACTCCTGAAGCTTCAGGACATGCCTTTAACGTTGGAACAGGTTCCACAACTTCGGTAACAGACCTAGCTAATCTGATTGTAAAGATTCTTGGATTTGAAGACGTTGATATTTACTTCAAAGGCGGCAAAGCATGGGAAGGAGACATGGATATAACATTGGCTGACAATTCTAAAGCCAAAAAAATCCTGAAATGGACCCCTCAAGTGAGCATTGAAGAGGGACTGAAAAAAATAATAAGCTCAAAAAGATATTAG
- a CDS encoding UbiA family prenyltransferase: protein MASFKNRLKAIIMLLRPPYWLMTGGLSVLTIFTLQRGILPENELIIPLVVLSAICISSGGFAFNDYVDQESDAIVKKNRPIPSKNLKPWEALLTAIILFVIGIAASATINWLCVAIAITDTVLLIAYSKYIKKHIGFLGSFLMGFLIGTSFVYGEAALFGTITITSLSLTFMSMGSIGGNVLRDVLSLEGDKKAGYATLAAKRGTSFATKVGATFFLLNVAGSPIPYLVGAVGYAYLIPIIIWDAILVVSGVSLLKNQAINNVKKHERFATRTMILIPLALVLGALT, encoded by the coding sequence ATGGCTTCGTTTAAAAATCGGCTTAAGGCCATTATTATGCTTCTTCGTCCGCCATACTGGTTAATGACGGGTGGTCTTTCAGTTTTAACAATCTTTACTTTGCAACGAGGGATCTTACCGGAAAACGAGTTAATAATACCGTTAGTCGTCCTGTCAGCAATATGCATTAGTTCAGGCGGTTTTGCCTTCAACGATTATGTAGACCAAGAGTCAGACGCTATAGTAAAAAAGAACCGACCAATACCATCCAAAAACTTGAAGCCGTGGGAAGCACTTTTAACAGCAATAATCTTGTTTGTTATCGGAATTGCTGCATCAGCAACAATAAATTGGCTATGTGTTGCCATCGCCATAACCGATACTGTTCTTTTAATTGCTTATTCCAAATACATCAAAAAACACATCGGATTCTTAGGAAGTTTTCTTATGGGCTTTCTCATAGGAACATCCTTTGTTTACGGTGAAGCTGCTTTATTCGGAACAATCACTATAACATCTTTATCGTTGACGTTCATGAGCATGGGAAGCATAGGTGGAAACGTACTAAGAGACGTACTAAGCCTAGAAGGAGACAAAAAAGCAGGATATGCAACCTTAGCAGCTAAACGGGGTACAAGTTTTGCAACCAAAGTGGGAGCAACTTTCTTCTTGCTCAACGTAGCGGGTTCACCCATTCCGTATCTGGTAGGTGCAGTTGGTTACGCGTATTTAATTCCAATCATTATTTGGGATGCAATTCTTGTTGTTTCGGGAGTTTCTTTGCTCAAAAACCAAGCTATAAACAATGTAAAGAAACATGAAAGATTTGCAACAAGAACAATGATACTCATACCTTTAGCATTGGTTTTAGGGGCTTTAACGTGA
- a CDS encoding radical SAM protein — MTEQKILRETFSVCPVCYEKIKAQVVEKDGKILIEKTCKEHGNFSDTYWSRADIYHKAEEYKRPSSTPFKDNCPEGCAVNKCPNHVSATVMAVIDVTNECDLRCPICFANASQPPDLYKPSKEKIHDMLKFLKKQDPAPLAVMFAGGEPTVRDDIVEIVQMAHDLKYMILLATNGVRMSNDPELVRKLKKAGLNIVYMQFDGLTDAPYKKLRNAKLLPNKLRLVELCRKHDIEIILVPTVQGSINDNEVGDIVKFAAKNVDIVRGIVFQPMSFTGRTHEFVSRQQRIDNSLLAQKIAEQTNGLIQEDDMFPVSVMDPPLKIMNTFLSKIWPPFTPTPYCGLWNWILVSRRGNHMFTPINRFLNFDVFMSDLKNLNLLVKEQKISKLGIYLRLFLASFKSLDWRKVQREAGLLNAIKTLVQIHTNPSYDSLGPIRRRLLLIGSMAFMDPYTFDVERAHHCVIHYATPDNRIIPFCVYNMFYRQHVEKQFSIPRIPVKQK, encoded by the coding sequence GTGACTGAGCAAAAAATTCTCAGGGAAACTTTCAGCGTTTGTCCAGTTTGTTATGAAAAAATAAAAGCTCAAGTTGTAGAAAAAGATGGCAAAATTCTAATAGAAAAAACTTGCAAAGAACACGGTAACTTCAGTGATACCTACTGGTCACGGGCAGACATTTATCACAAAGCTGAAGAATACAAAAGACCGTCATCAACACCCTTTAAGGACAACTGTCCCGAAGGCTGTGCAGTAAACAAATGCCCTAATCATGTTTCTGCAACAGTCATGGCAGTAATCGACGTAACTAATGAATGTGATTTAAGATGCCCCATATGTTTTGCAAATGCTTCCCAACCTCCTGACCTTTATAAGCCAAGTAAAGAAAAAATTCATGACATGCTCAAGTTTTTGAAAAAACAAGATCCCGCACCTTTAGCAGTAATGTTTGCGGGTGGAGAACCAACGGTCCGCGATGATATCGTGGAAATTGTGCAAATGGCTCATGACCTAAAATACATGATTCTTCTCGCCACAAACGGTGTTAGAATGTCCAACGACCCGGAATTGGTCAGAAAACTCAAGAAAGCAGGACTAAACATAGTTTACATGCAATTTGATGGACTTACAGATGCTCCTTATAAGAAACTAAGAAATGCCAAATTGTTGCCAAACAAGTTACGTCTTGTTGAACTCTGTAGAAAACATGACATCGAAATCATTCTGGTTCCTACAGTTCAAGGGAGCATAAATGACAACGAAGTCGGAGATATAGTCAAGTTCGCTGCCAAAAACGTAGACATCGTACGGGGTATTGTTTTTCAGCCCATGTCTTTCACGGGACGGACACATGAATTTGTTTCTAGACAGCAACGGATAGATAACTCATTACTTGCTCAAAAAATTGCCGAACAAACAAATGGATTAATCCAAGAAGATGATATGTTCCCTGTTTCAGTTATGGATCCTCCCCTAAAAATCATGAATACTTTCCTTTCAAAAATTTGGCCACCTTTTACGCCTACACCATATTGTGGGCTTTGGAACTGGATTTTAGTTTCCAGGCGCGGAAACCACATGTTTACGCCAATTAATCGGTTCCTGAATTTTGACGTGTTCATGTCTGATCTAAAAAACTTGAATTTATTAGTTAAAGAACAGAAAATCAGTAAACTGGGAATTTATTTGAGACTGTTCCTTGCTTCCTTCAAGTCGCTAGACTGGAGAAAAGTGCAACGAGAAGCAGGTTTGTTAAATGCGATAAAGACGCTGGTTCAAATACACACTAACCCCTCTTACGATTCCCTTGGTCCCATCCGGAGAAGACTATTACTAATCGGAAGCATGGCTTTCATGGACCCCTACACGTTTGATGTAGAACGTGCCCATCATTGTGTTATTCATTATGCGACTCCTGACAACCGGATTATTCCTTTCTGTGTGTACAACATGTTCTACCGTCAACACGTCGAAAAACAGTTTTCCATACCACGAATCCCAGTTAAACAAAAATAA
- a CDS encoding dihydrolipoyl dehydrogenase, translating into MKNYDLISVGSGSAMAIVEAFIQENPKAKIAVIEKDTPGGICLTRGCIPSKLLLYPAEVVRTIQKAKDFGIDSEIKNVDFKAVMERMRNIIQIDVNNIREGLVQSKFVDYYPEAAQFTAPYTLKVGEETITAKMIILGAGSKPLIPPIKGLEKTAYLTSDTVLNINDLPKTVVIVGAGYIAAEYGHFLSAMGAQVTIIGDMPQFIPSEEPEISAVAQKKLGEHVTIYTNYRVQETSLISDGKKRVIAINLENKKKLEVTADEILIATGRKSLSDVLHPEKGGIKTDDHGWITVNEYLETSQPNVWALGDANGQYPFKHVANHEASVVYYNALLKQKTKVDYHAVPHAVFTDPEIASVGLGEKAAIEQYGMTNVLIGFYRYEDTAKGEAMNAKDYFVKVIVEQGTMKVLGAHIVGPQASVLIHEIIPVMYTKTQSAKPIVNSMHIHPALSEVVERAFRSLMPPEHYHHILEHYAQNA; encoded by the coding sequence ATGAAAAATTACGATTTAATTTCTGTAGGTTCAGGTTCGGCAATGGCAATTGTTGAAGCATTTATCCAAGAAAACCCAAAAGCCAAAATTGCAGTTATCGAAAAAGATACTCCCGGAGGTATCTGTTTAACAAGGGGATGTATTCCGTCTAAACTTTTGTTATACCCCGCAGAAGTAGTGCGAACTATTCAAAAAGCGAAAGATTTTGGGATTGATTCTGAAATAAAAAACGTTGACTTCAAAGCAGTAATGGAACGCATGCGAAACATAATCCAAATTGACGTAAACAATATTCGGGAAGGACTTGTTCAATCCAAATTCGTTGATTATTATCCTGAGGCTGCACAGTTTACTGCACCCTATACCCTTAAAGTTGGCGAAGAAACAATAACCGCAAAAATGATAATTCTAGGTGCAGGTTCAAAACCGTTAATACCTCCAATTAAAGGTCTTGAAAAAACTGCTTATCTTACCAGTGACACTGTTCTGAACATCAACGATTTGCCAAAAACTGTTGTAATCGTTGGGGCAGGATACATAGCTGCAGAATACGGGCATTTCCTTTCTGCTATGGGGGCACAGGTGACAATAATTGGAGATATGCCCCAGTTTATTCCTTCTGAAGAACCAGAAATTTCAGCTGTTGCTCAAAAAAAGCTCGGGGAACATGTAACAATCTATACTAATTATAGGGTTCAAGAAACAAGTTTGATTTCTGATGGCAAAAAACGTGTCATCGCAATTAATTTGGAAAATAAAAAGAAACTAGAAGTCACTGCAGACGAGATTTTAATTGCTACAGGAAGAAAATCATTATCGGATGTTCTTCATCCCGAAAAGGGTGGAATAAAAACTGATGACCATGGATGGATAACTGTTAACGAGTATTTAGAAACTTCTCAACCTAATGTTTGGGCTCTTGGAGATGCAAATGGGCAATATCCTTTCAAACATGTTGCAAACCATGAAGCATCAGTTGTTTATTACAATGCCCTGTTAAAACAAAAAACTAAAGTAGACTATCATGCGGTTCCTCACGCAGTTTTCACTGACCCTGAGATTGCTTCAGTTGGTTTAGGAGAAAAAGCGGCTATAGAACAGTATGGCATGACCAATGTGCTAATTGGCTTTTACCGATACGAAGATACCGCCAAAGGAGAAGCAATGAACGCCAAAGACTACTTTGTTAAAGTTATCGTGGAACAAGGCACCATGAAAGTACTTGGAGCACATATAGTAGGACCTCAGGCTTCTGTGTTAATTCATGAAATCATTCCTGTGATGTACACCAAAACTCAAAGTGCAAAACCCATAGTGAACAGCATGCACATTCATCCTGCGTTAAGTGAAGTTGTTGAACGAGCTTTTCGTTCCCTTATGCCCCCTGAACATTATCATCATATTCTTGAGCACTATGCTCAAAATGCTTGA
- a CDS encoding adenosylcobinamide-GDP ribazoletransferase has protein sequence MDESFLDISARYMFLFPVIGAVIGLIVGVYGYVANKVTFFVLGIINNLIFSGAYEIYFDFAAKGLAGIVTMAFLLVVIGLQHTDGLVDVGNALGIRKASLKEKMDIAHVWTVTRTGAFFALAVSFLTFLLIFLTNNNTIIPSIIVAEVCAKLAMVTTAWQGTSPPENLEEKRGKGRSFIDFIRKNNKLYTIALTISLAFSVPLFGLTGVFAVAAGILVGAFMIVLGKRVFGGVNGDIFGATNEVARMCALFVVVFL, from the coding sequence ATGGATGAAAGTTTTTTGGACATTTCTGCCCGTTACATGTTCTTGTTTCCAGTCATTGGAGCAGTTATCGGTCTAATTGTGGGCGTATACGGATACGTGGCAAACAAAGTAACGTTTTTCGTTTTGGGAATCATAAACAATTTGATTTTTTCTGGAGCTTATGAAATCTATTTTGATTTTGCTGCAAAGGGATTAGCAGGTATAGTAACCATGGCATTTCTTCTTGTTGTTATCGGGCTGCAACACACAGACGGACTGGTTGACGTCGGCAATGCTCTAGGAATCCGTAAAGCTTCTCTAAAAGAGAAAATGGACATCGCCCATGTGTGGACAGTAACCAGAACCGGAGCTTTTTTTGCCCTTGCTGTTTCGTTTTTAACTTTCTTGCTAATTTTCCTAACAAATAACAACACAATAATTCCTTCAATAATAGTAGCAGAAGTATGCGCAAAACTAGCTATGGTAACAACAGCATGGCAAGGCACATCTCCTCCAGAAAACCTTGAAGAAAAACGAGGAAAAGGCAGAAGTTTCATCGACTTTATTCGAAAAAACAACAAGTTATACACAATTGCATTAACTATATCTCTTGCTTTCAGCGTTCCCCTATTTGGTTTAACTGGCGTATTTGCCGTAGCCGCGGGAATACTTGTGGGGGCATTCATGATAGTTTTAGGAAAACGGGTTTTTGGAGGAGTAAACGGTGACATTTTCGGGGCAACTAACGAAGTCGCCCGAATGTGTGCATTGTTTGTGGTGGTGTTTTTGTAG
- a CDS encoding NTP transferase domain-containing protein produces the protein MRIAAIIMAGGKGTRFSSNIEKPMAEFMEKPLIRRVIDATRQAKKISEIYVAVTSISPKTAQEAKNAGVIVLETNGKGYHEDVQQAVQVANLHCPVLILSSDLPLINGEFLDEIITKYERSGKPALTVMIPEEAFQKYGLSAVSLYEHQGKKFAVSGINIIDGQHILEEQEQEVVASSKPEAVFTVNSVNDLEAVKKYIKKQETDS, from the coding sequence ATGCGAATTGCTGCAATTATTATGGCAGGGGGAAAAGGAACCCGTTTCAGTAGTAATATTGAAAAACCAATGGCAGAGTTTATGGAAAAGCCCCTCATACGAAGAGTCATCGATGCAACAAGACAAGCAAAAAAAATTTCTGAAATTTATGTTGCTGTAACTTCGATCAGCCCAAAAACAGCTCAAGAAGCAAAAAATGCAGGAGTAATAGTTTTAGAAACTAATGGAAAAGGATACCATGAAGACGTCCAGCAGGCAGTTCAAGTTGCAAATTTGCATTGCCCTGTTTTGATTCTTTCGTCTGATCTTCCGTTGATTAATGGAGAATTTTTGGATGAAATAATTACAAAATATGAAAGATCAGGTAAACCTGCATTAACGGTCATGATTCCCGAAGAGGCTTTTCAGAAATATGGGTTGTCGGCTGTTTCTCTTTACGAGCATCAAGGTAAAAAATTTGCTGTTTCGGGGATTAACATAATTGATGGACAACATATTTTGGAAGAACAAGAACAAGAAGTTGTTGCCAGCAGCAAACCTGAAGCTGTTTTCACTGTAAATTCAGTTAACGATTTGGAAGCCGTAAAAAAATATATCAAAAAACAAGAAACTGACAGTTAG
- a CDS encoding threonine-phosphate decarboxylase has translation MVDVSKLAKKPFKKMTPCFHGGNVWELSQNCKIPVEQIIDFSVSTNPLGAPKTALDIMEKNLECVEHYPDPTHEWLLQDIAKSLDVFTENIVIGNGSTELIYLFGEIFLDEKTDAILPVPFFSEYKAVINRFGANMLFLDCTPERGFQLDFNELEKLVSKKTRVIFLCNPNSPTGVLYKSKDLLEIVKFAAQRNVFVFVDEDYIDFVDNSKQHSMAKYVNEYNNLFVLRSLTKFFGLAGIRIGFGVGSPGLIRILKNCKLPWSVNSLAMFATSAAIKDTEYIKKSRNLISKSRTEMVDLFSSISWLKVHPSETNFLLVEIMDTSLTSTKLKEELAKKGLLIRDCKDFDGLNNKFFRVSVRKPEENQKLINQIKSIGNKN, from the coding sequence ATGGTAGATGTTTCCAAACTTGCAAAGAAACCTTTCAAAAAAATGACTCCCTGTTTTCATGGCGGAAACGTTTGGGAACTCTCACAAAATTGCAAAATCCCTGTTGAACAAATAATTGACTTTAGTGTCTCAACAAATCCTTTGGGTGCACCTAAAACAGCTCTTGATATTATGGAAAAAAATCTTGAGTGTGTGGAGCATTACCCTGACCCAACTCATGAGTGGCTTCTTCAAGACATTGCAAAGTCACTTGATGTGTTTACAGAAAATATTGTAATTGGTAATGGCTCAACTGAACTGATTTACTTGTTTGGGGAAATCTTTCTTGACGAAAAAACAGATGCTATACTTCCTGTTCCATTTTTCAGTGAATACAAAGCAGTCATAAACCGGTTTGGCGCTAACATGTTGTTTTTGGACTGCACACCTGAACGTGGTTTTCAGTTAGACTTCAACGAACTAGAGAAATTAGTCTCAAAGAAAACTCGAGTCATTTTTCTTTGTAACCCAAACAGCCCCACTGGTGTTCTTTATAAATCCAAAGACCTTCTAGAAATTGTAAAATTTGCTGCACAAAGAAACGTTTTTGTGTTTGTTGACGAAGATTACATTGATTTTGTTGATAACAGCAAACAGCATTCAATGGCCAAATACGTGAATGAATACAACAACCTGTTTGTTCTTAGATCCTTGACCAAATTCTTTGGCTTAGCTGGAATAAGAATTGGTTTTGGCGTTGGTTCCCCTGGTTTGATTAGAATTCTGAAAAACTGTAAACTTCCTTGGAGTGTAAACAGTCTAGCCATGTTTGCCACTTCGGCAGCAATCAAAGATACTGAATATATTAAAAAGTCTAGAAATCTTATATCAAAAAGCAGAACCGAAATGGTAGACCTGTTCAGTTCTATTTCTTGGTTGAAGGTTCATCCTTCGGAAACTAACTTTTTGCTGGTAGAAATTATGGATACTAGTTTAACTTCAACAAAACTCAAAGAAGAGCTTGCAAAAAAAGGGCTTCTAATCCGAGACTGTAAAGATTTTGATGGTTTAAACAACAAATTTTTCAGGGTTTCAGTTAGAAAACCCGAAGAAAACCAGAAACTAATCAACCAAATAAAATCCATTGGAAACAAAAACTAA